The following DNA comes from Triticum aestivum cultivar Chinese Spring chromosome 3D, IWGSC CS RefSeq v2.1, whole genome shotgun sequence.
ACTGTACTTCTTCTCCGTGTGGACACGCGCTATGGCCATCCATCTAGTCGTCTCTGGCGGCAATGGATCTTCCTTctccaccaccacatcatccatgtCCTCCTCCTGGAGGCCCAGCTCGCTCATCAACACTTCCAGGTCCCGTGTCTTGGAGttcgacgccgacgccgccatgTTGTTCCCTGACCCGAGAAGATTTTTCGATCGGGTGTTCGGCCAAAGCCCTAGCCTAACCCCGAACCAAAGAGACGGACGCCAAGACCGGGCAGCGCTGCCAGAGCGCCCCTTGATCGGTCCGAGCGCAGCCCTTCGGCGGAGACGGAGGAAGGGTAGCGGGAACCCTACGGTGACGATCGAGTCGCCGCGAGGGGAGAAGAAACCCTAGCGAGATGGTATCCACGTAGGATCCTTGCTGCTTGATGGATGGATAGCGCGGGTGCAATTGTTCATAAAAGTTTCGCGCTGTAACACGGAagcaatttttttggatttttttcgcGCTATATATAGGCTACGTGTTTCTGGGCCGGCCCACGAGGTACGCCAGTTCCATAAACCGGCGCATAAAATGTCAAAAGAAAAGACAAAGGCAGAGGTATTGCTCGTTTTCTGATTCTCCCCAAACCCGAACGCACGCGCAGCCGCCGCTGGCGCTGCTCGCCTGTCCCCGCCTCCCCCCATCCCGCGGTccgccggcgctgctcctacgGCCCCATCTCCAAGGCTGTCGCCGTCTGGCGGCTAGCCCAGTCCCCGGTCGCCGTGTTGCAGGCTTTGGTCCATCTCGGTTCAGGTGAAATTTCAGGCAGCCTGCAGCCGGCAACGGTTTTACATACTCCAGTGCTTGCTAGTAATATTTCGTATCATGTGTGTGCGCCCAGTGCCCAAGTGTGTCATGCTTTGGTGCTCGAATTGAACAGCAGACGTAGAGATTCTGTTATGCGTGATTGTGCAGGACACTTTTGTTGTCAATTGTTGAGAAATTGTCAAATAGAAGATGAAACAGACCATTGATTTGGTACTAGCAAGCATCTCTGTATTGCATTACTAGCAAGCATCTTTCTATTGTATTACTGGCAAGCATTCTCCAGCTGACAATACAAAATCGTCTTGCACAGTACTATTACTAACCGTGCCTTCTCTGTTGCTGTAGGGACAGTTAAGCCATTGGCCGTCCAAGCTTGGCGTGCAGTCGGAATCTCCTTAAGTTGATGTTCGTGTGCAAGCATGCTGGAGGAGACGCTGCAGGGTTAGTAATGCAGCCACAATCTGCTTATGATACGCATAAAGCTCTGAGTCCAGTGGATCAGTAAATCTTCCTTCATGATAAGCATAACTAACTCAAGACCTCGGTTTCCCTTCACCAGGTGTGAGTTTAGCTGTTCATGCTTCTAGGCCTCTCCAAACGGAGGCGTGGCACGACTTCCTGCGCTCGCCGTTGGGTTTGCCCATGGACAACTTCGGCCATGCACAAGCACAGACATCTACTCTGGTACCATTTCAGCAGCCATTTACCATCATTGTCATCGATTCGTCTGTGTGTGGCGAATTTTGGCAGTCACTTACCATCTGAGAGATCAACAAAGCAAGAGGGGCGCGGCATACATGATGCATTGAGAGTTTTGCACCTGGTGCCAGGGAAGGCATATAATGGCAAAGAGGAAGGTTTGTCTCATCACCGCATTATCAATGATTGTATGCATGACATCTTGGGAGTTCAGTTAGGAAATCATGGTATGCATAATGGAGAAGTGCGGTTCGCTAGCTCAAGCAATAACACAGAGCAAATTTTACCTGATACCATTGATTCTCATGATATCTCTGCTTCTCCTTCCATGAATAAACTCGCAAAGGGAAACAAGTTTGTGCTACTTGTGGAGTTGCATAGGAAAGGAATAAGTGCCGATATATCTATTTTAGCATCTGCCATGAGCTTTTGTGCTGTTAAGCAATCCATTAGGACAGGTGCTCAGCTCCATGCTCTACTGGTGAAAGTTGGTTATGAATTGTCGGTACTTTCTGGTACTTCTCTGATTAGCTTATATGCAAGATGTTCTCAGCTGGAGAATGCTTGTCAGGTTTTTCAGAGCATGCCAATAAAAAATACTGTGTCGTGGACAGCACTCATTTCTGGTTATGCACAGGATAATCAGGTTGAGCCATGCCTCAAGGTATTTCAGCTGATGAGGCAGTCAGCGTGCAGACCTAATGACATCACATTTGCCACTATCTTCAGTGTGTGCACTAATCACGCACTTCTTGCACTTGGTAAGAGTGTTCACGGTCTAGAACTAAGAATGGGTTTTGATTTGTGTGTGCATGTCTCGAATGCACTGATATCAATGTATGCAAAGTGTGGGAATATAATTGAGGCCCAATCAATATTTGAGAGCATTGTGTGCAAGGACCTGGTTTCTTGGAACTCTATGATCTTTGGATATGCACAGCATGGCCTTGCTGAGCATTGTCTAAGCTTACTAAAAGAAATGGAGGAGGAGCACATAGTGCCTGATGTAATCTCCTTCCTTGGCATCCTGTCATCATGTCGGCATGCATGCCTTGTAGAGGAAGGCCGGCGCTGCTTCAAGGCAATGATCGGACTTGGAATAGAACCAGAGTTAGATCACTATTCGTGTATGGTAGACCTCCTCGGCCGGGCAGGATTGCTCGATGAAGCGTGGGATTTGATCCGTACAATGTCCACGCCCCCAAATGCAGTCATATGGGGTTCTCTGCTGGCTGCCTGTAGGATGCATGGAAACATTCCGATTGGCATCCATGCTGCAGAGCACCGTCTTAAGCTGGAGCCAGGTTGTGCTGCAACTCATGTACAGCTAGCAAATCTATACGCTAGCATTGATTGCTGGAGTGATGTGGCCAgagtgaggatgatgatgaaggaGGGAGGACTGAAGACGAACACTGGATGCAGCTGGATAGAAATTGGCAGTGAAGTTTATACTTTCACAGCAGAAAACAGATCTAAAAGCCACCAAATAAACAATGTCCTGGCTGTTCTTGACTTCTTGCGATCTCATATGGAATACAAATATGATGTGCTGATAGATGGTTTTGAGTTTGATGACCCTCAGTAGTTCAAGGTAAGTTTGAGCTCTGAATAAAGTATTGGGAGATGATAGATCGCCGCAGTCATTTGTATGAAGATCAAAGAGTCAATTCTATAGAAAAAGCATGACTCACACCTCAGAGACTTGCGATATGATTCGTCCGATTCGTACCTCAAAGTATTCAATATTGTACTGCATTAGAAACAGTAGAGTTTTCCCACCTGACATCTGATTTGAATTTTGATGCTCAATGTATTCTTATACGCACTTGATGTTTTAAACCAGGATACACTAGTAATTAGACTAGGCTACACTAGTAATTAGTGCGAACCATTTGGGAACTTTATATGTAAATTTGAACCAAATATAAGAAAAGGTTGGCTTGATTGACTAGATAAGGTTTGATGGATATTTTTTCTCTGCTATTTTGGATTGGTCTGAATAATGTAAATTACATCATAATTTCAGTTTGACACTTGGAAATTACTTCTTGATTGCAACTTATGGTCAAATTAATCCCCTAACCGTCCTTCTAATAATTACttcctccttcccaaaatataaagCATGGTTGATTTTTCACGGTCTTTGATGCATGGCTTTGACCATCATAAAGCATGGTGTACCCAAAATATAAAGCATTGCAGTATATATCAAAGTGCATTTATTGAACATGTATAAATAGTATTGTCATATTTGTCTTGTAAAATAATTTTAGTTCATCTGTCTTTATATTAATTTGGTAGACATGCAATAAGTAAAAGTCCTAGTCAAAGTTGTGTGATGAAGACCAAAAAAAGTCAAGCGCGCCTTATATTTTGTGAAGGGAGGAATATCTCTTAGTTGCATTCTTGTGGGTATGTTTATGGTTTTTCCTTTTAGTGGTTTTTAGAAGAAATAGATTTAATAATGGGTAATCCTCTATTTTACTTAGTTCTGTCCTACTATGTTAGTATATTTCACTACAATCTCCTCTAACCTGTAAGGCTTCATTCGGTTAGAACCCACCCTGCTGGGATCGGGGCCAAACCCCATGGTTTCATCCCACCCGGGGTTTCATCCCGGTCAATCTTATAGGTGTGTTCGGTTAAGCCCGGCGTGGATTGTAATCCTGTCTCATATAAACTGTTATATATTCAAGTATTGCTTCTGAATTTCATACACCTCCAAAACCCTCGGTTTTCACCGGGATTGTACCCCTGACTTACAATTTTATTCTAGTATTGCTTCTGAATTTCATGCACAGAGCACATTGGTAAATTGTCTAACAGTTCCATTTTGTGTAAAGCAGTACTTTCTGACCAGTGCTGCATCAGCATATGAACTGCTATATATTTCACACCATTATTGGGATGGGATCAGTGGGGATTGAGTGAGGGGTTGGGGATCACCTAGAGGATTAAATCCACtgcaaccgaacaaggcctaagccGGGTCAAAAGCCAGGCTTTTCCTTGCTAACTGAAGTAAATTGACAGCAAAGTACATAATCACAAAACTATAAAGACACTTATTGTGAATCCCAAACTTATAAACCATTGGACATGCTGTCGACCATATTTATAAACTTAACATCCAGAATACGTTGGCACCTTGCACATGAGCAGAGGGTCTAGGTCTTGACCATCAAAAGTACAAATTATTGTTGGCAAGCAACTCCATGATAGCAATCAAAGATTGTTCTTGGAGATAACATCCATTAAATCTAGTAGCTAAGACCAAAAGCATACTTCAGCGCTCAGGCATGAACAATACGACCGGTTCCGTCTAGCATTTGGTAAAGTTTCAGTCGCTTCCAACCACCGATGATGGGGAAACCGCGCGATTCAGCAGAAGAACATGGACGATGCTATCGTGGGATGCAGACGAGGCAGCTCCGGCACCGGGGCAGCCTCAGCCTGGGACGACGTCTCCGACATGTCATTGAGCCTGGTGAACTTGGCCACCTGCGCCCCGCAAGGTGTGCGTAGAAGATGGGAGCAACTGAGAGGGAAAATCAGATGATCAACCATGCCCTTTTGGCGTATGTTGCGAAATCAAGTAATGGCAAATCATGCTTACCAGCTGTGATGGCTGTGGTGCTCCTGAAACGAGTTCACAAGCATAAAAATGTCAGAGGAATGCACCGATGATCGTCAGAGGCAAAGTAAGGGCTGAATCTTTTGCAACTACTTCAGTGCACATACGCATAGGAAAGGGAGTGGACAAGCTCCTGCAGCTCATCAGCGGAGAAGCCTGTCTCATCTTGGAGCACATGGTAGTGTGTTGGCCTTGTAGTCCCCTGGAATATACAACCAGAATGACTTGGattgtattccctccgtcccataatataagagcgttttttacactacactagggATATGATAAGATTGTATGTGTAGAAAAGCCTAGGAATTGCTCGTTTAATCCTATACAAAATTGTAAATAATGGTTCTGTGGTAGGTGTTTAGATTCCTATGAGATGCATTTGGTTTCGTATGAATGCTACAGTACCCCCAttaaaaagtactccctctgttccatattacttgtcgtggttttagttcaaatttgaactaaaaccacgacaagtaatatgaaacggagggagtacatacaaaTCAAACAACCTAACAATAGCCAAGGATTGCAATCCTCCACAAAAATTGGAAGATTAGAAAAAATATTTAGATAAAAGATGTAGGTTACCAGGGGGGGCATTAGTCACTTGATCAGGTCTCTGTCCATTCCGTAGGAAAAATCTCGTGTGATGATTCTTCTGTGCAACCATCACTGTGAACTTGGGGAACCAGTTGCCACTAAAGTGCTTGCCACCAAAAAACTTGCATGTCTGTATCAATTAGGTAGGCATTACTATCCAGGACTGGCTCATGAGGAATTGGATATCACTTATGTTTACCTCCATGATTTGAGCTAGCTCATCGTTCAGCACCTGATTGAATTGGCTCTCGCTAACACCATCCCTAACATAAGACAACAGAGTTTCCTTAGACAGAATCAGGGTGCCAAAGTAAACTTAGAGATGGCATCGAGTATTTAGAGTCAGTTTGTACTCTTAACATCAAGGGACAACACACAATTAATTCAGCAATTTCTACAGAAAAATTATGCTATTTAAATGCAGAAACCACTGTCAGTTAGCGTTTGCGCACACTTATCTCACGGAGGACTACTGACCTGAAAATGATAATTTGTTCCGGCTTCTGACCATTGTTGTTTTTGAGGAAGTCAACTACTGAATCCCTGAAATGTTATTGTCCCAGTGAGCAACAAATTAAAAGCATACGTATAATTAGGAAGCACTGTTATTAAAATTGTATAAATTGCACTTATATAAAATCTGAGCAGAAGAAACTCACTTAATGAGGACATGATCGTCATCTCCAACTGGCGTAAACAAGGTATCGATCATTTCCAGCCTGGATGACTGAGTGCACACAGAAGCTCTGTAGTTTGAAATGATTGGCCACTTCAATGAACTAACCACCTAGGCCAAAGCAACAAACACCCAGGTGGGTTAGCAAATTGTCGGTTGAAACTCTCTTCAGGACCATCAGCTGACACCTGAGTTTTTACTGCATGAAACTGAATACATAATAAGCAAAACTTGCTGCAGCAGCCGATGGCACGTCAGACCGTCCTGGTGAACCATGGGAAACATCCATACCAAAGATGATGATTCGAACCCTCGATACATGAGGAATAGCACAGGTTGTTTCATTTTTCAGCAATGAATTCAACCCGCCAAGCTGATTGGCAGCACAAAACAAAAGCAAAGCATCCAGTTGTTCAGCTAAAAGAAATCCAAATTATGTGGTACATTGAAGATGGCAATGCAGATCACACTGCAAACCTTGGCATTTATCTTTAGCAGCACATTTTGTGAGGTACTGATCTTTGACGTTGGCAGGAGGAACCAAGCATCGCGTCAAAATACCATACCGCGCAAGGCATCCGCGCTTCCATGGTCTGACAAGAAGAAAAAAGGCTTGGATGCCAGGTAGGCATAATGAAGCTTATTTGCAAGGCTGGGTTAAAAGAGCAAACCATATATGTCACAGTTCTTCCTCTTCTCGGGAAAAACGTACAGGAGAAACTCTGGTTTGTTTGGGAAGCGTCACGTTGCACTTAATTCTTTCTTGTTTGTAGGCAAGTGAAAGATGTGATTTTATGTTTACTTTGGACTATCTACTTTTATGCAGCCCCAACATCTTTAATCGCCGCCAACACTctttctaccccccccccccccccccaactttcGTCTAccctatcttatcaaccattgtacatgccctaagtaaacaaacaaacaaacaaacacacatCCAAGTGAGATGCAAGAAAAGGCTTGGCCAATGGACAACCAACCGAATAAGACATGTACAAGCTCTGAACATGCCACCTAGAACAATCCCATAGCAGCCTCCCAAGTAGGGATGGATTTTTGAAGTACTTTAGTCAGAAAACAGAAGGCAAAAAAAAGGAATATATCTAGCTCATCCTACCCTCTAGATTCAGCACAAGTGATGGTATCCATGCGAGACCACAAAACAAACAGAAAGAAAGTCAAACTCAGCAAGCAGAGAGATGGAAAGCAGCAAATTAGATGGTTCGATAGTAAAGGTTCTGAGGCACCAAGTGCGGCAACCAGCTTAGGAACACAACATCCCAGGAGTCCAACAGGCCATCACAGGCCACTACtacatactactagtactagataaCCAAGCGCATCGCCAAAAGTTGGAACGCGCAAGTGCGGCTGGCTGGCTGGCTCAGCAGAAGAACATGCTGCTGCGGACTTTCTCATGGAGGCGAGGCAGCTCCTGCACTGGAGCGCTGCCGGCAGAGGTGTGGCCACCTCCCTGGCTCGACGACGTCTCGGACATCTCATCAAACTTTATGAACTGCGCCACCTGAGCAGCCGCAAGATGTGCATAGCAGATTGGAGAAACTGCAAGGAAGCACAACAAGGTTGCAAAATCAGCACAGGGTTCACAAGACTAACAACAGTTGGAAGCTTTGCAGATGCAAAAACAAGAACAGAAGTGCAAAACTCACCAACTGATATGGCTGTCGTGCTCCTTTGATACACATATGAGAGCGAGTGCACAAGATCCTGCAGGTCATCCGCGGCAAAGTGTATCTCATCATGCAGGATATGGTAGTGCGTTGGCCTTGTAGTCCCCTGCAACACACAAATAAGATTAGCTTTATCAAGTCACGTCAACAAACTGGAAATTGTCATAATGGTATAAGCAACAAAAATACAACTGAATGACAGGCCTAACCAAAACTTGCAAGTCATTCAAGTAAGATTTGACATGCCCAGGATGCAAAAAAGAGCTGGATAAAGTAATGCATATGATCCAATACCAACTTACACAAATAAGATATTCAAATTGTCCGACTGACCAGAGTTTTTCATCATACTGTACTGTACTTATTATATGCTAAATGCATCAACCACAAAGTGATACTCTTACAAAATTTGGATGCTTGTTCATGACTTTCCCCCCTTGACGACCAAGCCGAAGACGACATTACTTGGAAGCACGCGAACGATGGGATCTACTCGGCGGCCACTGCGTACAAGGCTCTACGACATTACTTGGAAGCACGCGAACGATGGGATCTACTCGGCGGCCACTGCGTACAAGGCTCTGTTCCTTGGATTGACTCTCTCTCCCATGGACCGTATGGTTTGGAAGGCTTGGGCACCCCCTAAGGTTAAATTCTTTGCGTGGCTTGCCCTGCAAGACCGAATTTGAACCGCCAATCGTCTGGAGAAGCATGGTTGGGTCAATTGTGGTCTTTGTCCACTATGCAACAGAGAGCAAGAAACGGGGCCACACCCCTTCTTCAAGTGTCGTTACACTCTTAGGCTTTGGAGATCTATCATCAAGAAGCTTGGGCTACCTCACATCAACATTCCCGATTGGCATCTTGATGAATCCGTCAAGGAATGGTGGGTCAAGCGTACCGATGACCGAAACCCGAATTGGCATGCCATGTCCTCTCTCGTCATGCTCACCTCTTGGACCATTTGGAACGAGCGAAATGCTAGGGTATTTCAGCAAAAATTTGCGCCACCGCCTATTCTCCTCCAAACCATCATTGGTGAGGCAAAGTTATGGGTTACTGCCGGCGCCAAGAAGCTAGGGACTATCATTGTGTGTGAGTAATTGTCATGTCGCTTGTATGGGGTGTCCTGTAAAAATCTAAACTCTATTCTCTccttatttaatagatgaggcaaatcttatgcctccgtttcgaaaataCTCTTACAAAATTTTGAACACttcaaaaaaatattcacaaacaatCATGGTAAATCAGTGATGGTTCCAACAAGGTGCATAACTTGGGGTTCCAACAAGGTGCCATTAACAAAGGCGACAGGCAGGTCAGTATTAACTGATCAAGGGAACTACCAGTCGTATAAAACTTCCAATTTTTTGGTCTCTATTCAGTAGAAAATGGCATAAATCACAAACAACCAGCACTAGGGCAGACAATGAGAATACTGGCTACAGATGGttcaaaacttttagcctttgtgTGTGCTAGTATGAAACAGCATATATCACAAACAGAACAGCACTAGGGCAAAACATTTAACAAGCAAATATGATGCACCAGAGAGAATACTTACAATCATTCCAGCATGAGCGCACATGTAGAAGTCATAATTCCTTGGATGGCAGACTGCATTATCTACAACAGTGCCTGTGGAATGGCAACATTCAAACGTTAGTATTATTATGGAACAATTTGACATTATCATGGGATAGAATACAGCAGACAAGTGGTGTATGTTACCCGGAGGGACATTGTCAGGAGATCCAGGTATGAAGAACTTGGTGTGGTGATTTTTCTGAGCAACAATCAGCGTGAACTTGGGGTTCCAGTTTTCATCCAAGAACTTGCAGGCCTGCACCAAATAGAATAAACACCAAGTCAGTTGTGCAATAGATGAATGAGATACTCATGTATAGTATAATATGAGCCCAACTAGAACCACATGAACAGTACCTCAATTATTTGATCCAATTCAATGTTCAGCACCTGATTAAACTGGCTCTCACTAACACCATCCCTGTAATGAAGAAGAGATCAacatttcctcaagaaaatcagGCAACCATGCGATACCACTGACATTTGCAAGTAGTTATTTAGGAAGGATGACAAACCTGAAGATGATGATCTGATCTGGTTTCCTTTTTCCAGAACTGGTGTAGAAGTCAATGAGACACTCCCTGAAACAGTTCGGAATAGCAACaggaaaagaaaacatcaagagaaCCACCATGGTACATTTGTATGGACGACTgaacaaaaaccaaaaaatatcTTACCGAACAAGGCCATCATCATCAGTTCCTTGTGGCTTGAACAATGAATCTATCATTTCAAGCTTTGGTGACTGCGAGCGCACTGAAGCCCTATATTTCGAGACAAGAGGCCATTCCCGAGAACCAACAACCTATAATCAAAATGGAAACAAACATCACATAATAGGTATCTTAGATTTGGGCATACTAGTTAGATTTGGAAGTACTCTAATGCAGAGGAAATTTAGTAGCATACTGCTGCAATGGACGGTATATCAGACTGTCCAGGGGATCCATGGGACACATCCATTCCCAAGATGAGAGTTGGGACCTTTGATACAAGAGGTATACTTGGGGACATTTCAATTTGTAGCAGTGAGTTCATTCCACCAAGCTGATTAGAAAAACCATCAGTACAAAGAAGACGATAATGTAAGCACTGTTTCAATAAGAATTAGATGTGGAGGGCACAAACTTTTGCGTTGATCTTGAGCAGAACATTTGTCAGATATTGGTCATTGACCCTTGTTGGGGCCACACATTGAGTGACAATCCCAAAGTCAGCAAGGCATTTTCGCTTCCATGGAcctataaaagaaaaagaaaaagatgatACAGATGATTGTACTAAACTTATTGAAGAGATACAGATGATTGTCCTAAACTTATTGAAGGGATACAATTAAGAATTTCTAGAACCAACCATAAACATCTGAGTTCTTCCTCTCAGCAAGAATACACAAGAGAAACTTGGGAGCCCCAGGAAGCTTAGACTTCACTTGCTCAAACATATCCTCAACCCTTTTTGGAGCAGGTGCACGTCTCATTGAACCATTCTCTTCAATTACAATATGAGGTTTTTCTACTGTCTGCAAATTTAAAAAAGAGTGAGTACAAAAACATTTCAGGAAATGTGTAGTCAGGTTAATGGAAAACCTACAATGCCCTTCATGCCCCCacacttgatgaggtcattgacaAGGTTCATGGTGTTACACCTAGCCGAAAAGTTTACAACCGCCCATCTGTCCACCACACAAGCTCTAGCAAGCCTCTGCAGAAGCATAACTAGCAAAGTTATGGATGAAAACATGCAGGATAAAAGAGTAGGCACAGAATGCAGTCAAAAAAAGCAGACCTTGTTGTTGAAATTCCAACGTCCATTCCTTGTGAAAATATCTTCACCATTTCCAGCTTTGAGCTACATTACAGGATTCAATAAAGATGCATAAGGATTTCACAAGCACAGACGATGACTAAATAAGATATGGAGCAGTTGGTTGTGACTGACCTTGGGGGCCTGCAGTACCCTACCAGACACTTGGGTAAAGCCTTGAGCTATCGAAATTCCACATGCCTTCAGCATGGGTTCTGTATCATAGCTGCTGCGTTTCAGTACCTGCCAAATTGACATTGATGAAACAGTTGATAACAAACCTACAACTAGGTATTGAGACAGAATAAATAAGCCACTCACATCAGACAAAACTGACATCCTCTCTTGAGGCTTCTGCCTGGACTTCTCAACAAGAGATGATCTTTGTAGGGTACTCAAAGATTTGGTATACCTTTGCAAAGGCACCAGCTGGCAGAGCTGGCAAACATAGAAAGATTCATCAGGGAATTGCACAAATAAGGCACAACCAAGAATATAAATTACAGGAATAGTCAAATCAAACCT
Coding sequences within:
- the LOC123078169 gene encoding pentatricopeptide repeat-containing protein At2g37320, with the translated sequence MLLGLSKRRRGTTSCARRWVCPWTTSAMHKHRHLLWYHFSSHLPSLSSIRLCVANFGSHLPSERSTKQEGRGIHDALRVLHLVPGKAYNGKEEGLSHHRIINDCMHDILGVQLGNHGMHNGEVRFASSSNNTEQILPDTIDSHDISASPSMNKLAKGNKFVLLVELHRKGISADISILASAMSFCAVKQSIRTGAQLHALLVKVGYELSVLSGTSLISLYARCSQLENACQVFQSMPIKNTVSWTALISGYAQDNQVEPCLKVFQLMRQSACRPNDITFATIFSVCTNHALLALGKSVHGLELRMGFDLCVHVSNALISMYAKCGNIIEAQSIFESIVCKDLVSWNSMIFGYAQHGLAEHCLSLLKEMEEEHIVPDVISFLGILSSCRHACLVEEGRRCFKAMIGLGIEPELDHYSCMVDLLGRAGLLDEAWDLIRTMSTPPNAVIWGSLLAACRMHGNIPIGIHAAEHRLKLEPGCAATHVQLANLYASIDCWSDVARVRMMMKEGGLKTNTGCSWIEIGSEVYTFTAENRSKSHQINNVLAVLDFLRSHMEYKYDVLIDGFEFDDPQ
- the LOC123078170 gene encoding protein argonaute 9, which gives rise to MIDTLFTPVGDDDHVLIKDSVVDFLKNNNGQKPEQIIIFRDGVSESQFNQVLNDELAQIMETCKFFGGKHFSGNWFPKFTVMVAQKNHHTRFFLRNGQRPDQVTNAPPGDYKANTLPCAPR